The genomic stretch TCAGGGAGGTAACTATGGATAAAAGCAATAGACATGCAAATGGCTGGATACCTCTGGGAGACTTAAACCCTGTTCTTTAAAGATGCTCATTCCAAAAAGGCCTTTTTTCAAATTGAACTCAAACCTTTCTCAAATCCTACATTAAGGCCGTATAGAATagtattttctggtttaaaCACAGGATTTTTAAAGTGATGGTGAAGGCTCTCGAACATCATCTGCTTCGCTGGTTTTAAACACTAGGGAAAAGTGTCCATCTTGACTATTTACAGTGGCTGTACACTGACCGACAGCATTGTGATCTTTACCACACTGGCACCTGACTAGACATTCTTCTACATAGCCTGTAGGAAGCTTGAACTACTTCTTTCCTACATCAGCATTTGTACTATCCTTGACTGCAACTCACTCAGAAGCCAGCTTGAACCAGTGAGGGTCAACAGGTAcgaaaaaaccaaaccttagAGTAGGAGTATCTGTTCAGTAAGAAGGGCTCTGCTAAATTAGCAATTTGGAACACTGTTCATCTGGTAAAGAAGCTTTTTGTGCTGTGCATGCCTCTTCAAAAACTACTAGGATCAAAATTCATTGGTAAAGTAGAGAAAGGATCTGCTAAGTTAACTGAGCATATGATAAACCAATACTTCTTGCCGTTTCACCTGAGGTCCAAAGAACATAATTGCAGAAACACTTGACACAGAGTTTAAAATGTGTTCTCTTCTATGATCTCCAGTAGCTGGAAGGAGTTTGTCTTTATTAACAGAccctttgaaaaaataaaaagacaacttACATCATCTTCCCAACAGGAATTTGAGATTCCAGAGAGACAAATGCAGCAGGTTGTTTTATTGTAAATTTATAATAATTAGTCTCTCTATTTCAAACAGATAAAGGTGGATACcaaaatgaagtgttttcaATACCATGCTTGTAACTCCAAAGGCCAGGGTATCTTCTCAACACATAGCTCAGCAATAGGACTAACACACAGATAGCCAATATCAACATATGGGTTAGGGACAGCCGCCTACTTTTCAGTGCAGAACAACTGAGGCAACAGAACCTcttgagaagaggaaaatattattcAGCCTTAAGCCTGAATACAGGCTACTGTATTCAATAGATAGAAAAAGTTACCAGTCTTGATGTTAGCTGTAACAAAATCCTTGTCAACATACAGAATTGCTGTTGTTCAACTTAAAGAGAAATTAGTCTGACTCATAGCCCAACTCCAAATTAAAGACTGTTGAAATTTCATCGTTTCTCCAGTTTTTTGTACTTGGattctgcagaaggaaaaataacaatattttagGACTGTATAGGTAAAAGCTTTGAACCCTGTAAGCTGCTATACATCTTAAAATTCAAGTTAATTTACAGTATCACTCAGGGTCAATTTTACTAAAGCATTCATTTAGACAGATATAACTGTATAATACTATTTTTAAGAACCAGGTGCTTAAGTCAGACAACTAATATTAATTTAAGCCAAAGGGACTTGGATGCCTGGTGGAACTTTATGAATTCCTCTATTTGAGGGATTAAACATCTGTCTTTAAAATTTGGGTCAGCGCATactgcaaaagagaaatcaagCCTCACTAATAAGCTGTAGTTCAATAATGTCTGTACTAGTCCACCTCCATATAACTTGATACATTAATCTTTTCCCAACACTTGCCACTTCACATGCAATGTTCACTGCTCAAAAGCAGCACAGACAACTTTGCAGCTCAGACTTGATAAACAGAGgagtttgtctttttaaatcCCCTTGCAAGGGACTATTCTGCTAGGTAGTAACAGTAGAGGACAATAGTTACCAAGTTTTTTGGAATACGCATCCAATTTATAAGCTGCCTGCTCCAGAGCTGCAACCTGTTCCTCAATGAGGTTGATTTGTTCCAGATATGGCTGAAGAGCAGCAtcttaaaaaagcagaaaaatcataTCTGTCAGTTCTCAGTAATTCACTTCCAAGAAAATGTTCACACTTGAAACACAAGACTTTCTCATTACATTCTTCAGCTAGAACAATTTAAaagctccttccttcctctgccccaaAATCAAGTGGTGATACTGATAGCTATGTCCCAGGAAAAGTATGAAATCATTAAGAGTACTGGCTAGACTCAACACAAGTAACAATACAACATGAATCAAAGGAAGTGTTATTTCCTGCCAGATCCAAAATTTGGGGTAAAACAGGACATAAATTCAGATGTGTCTTCTCTTATGCTAGTCTACATAGTCTATAGCTGTAAAGAAACATACAAGAGTGACACTGTATGGCAGCATGTCTATTTCAGagagttttccttccttcagcacCTAATGGAGTGTGAACTATCTGATTCTTAGATGCTTCATTTCCCAAACAAGTGTACCATTCATTATATCCTTACCTTATTTTGTTTACTTACATTTTTGATTTAAATCCTTCAGATTTCTACTGATGTTTATAGCAATATCTTTCATTTCCAGGTACTTCAAGCTAGTCAGCTTATTCATGTTTTCCAAGAGTTTGTAGTCTTCACTGGTGGCTTAAAAATAATAGAGTTCATTTTAATTAGAAGTTGATGCGGTTTGAATTGGGTGCAGACTTTTTCAAGAGGACAAGAGACTTCAAACCAACAGCCAAATGTAACAAAGAATAGTTTAGGTGGCAATACGGGTATTAGTATAATGTtctaaaaaaagagagatgatgTTTTGTGAATTGTAAAAATCAACTGGACTAACGAATACTTATtcacttgcaattttttttgagagaaaaattaaCTAATTCTTCACATTTCTACTCTTACTCTTTCAGTTAAACACTTATGTTTACAAAACTGATAGCACGAATCCAGATTGGTAATCTGTACCATATACCCTTCAAGCCCATGCCATCAGTAGTGTTGTAGAGTGTATTCAAAATTAGAGCCTAAGGAATCCATTAACTTGTTGAACAGTTTACTTTGCACAGCAGTTAATATTGCACAGTTTATTCTAAAGCGTGAATGTTGGAAAATAGGTGTATGATCCTTGCTCTcactcagaaacaaaacagctgcACATGTTCTACTCTTAGTTGTGCTTCTCTTCCAGTCTTTCTTAACCTAGACtccttttggttggttggttggttgatttTCCATGTACAAGCTTCTGCAATactaaaaagaattttaagttGCTGATATCAGactgaattctttaaaaaatatttgtgctaaTCTGGGACTTCATTAATATGACTAATCTCAGTGTTGTTAGTAGTCTTGCAACATGCCAGACTTGAACTGCCACTCTTGCTAGGTATGTTCTGAATAGGTATACTTTAGACAAAATACACAacagatttctttaaaagaaaattaaacaaaaacttACTTGCAGATCAGTATTACAGTGCCTTACCTGTCAGTTCACCTGTTAAATAAATGGCCATTTTGTTGAACATGTCTTTACAGAGCTCATTGATGTCTGCTTCTGCCGGTTCCTTAGCTTCCTCTGCTGTTTCAACAGCAGGATCCTCTAATCAGAGTGCAGACATTACAGGGTTAGGGGAAAGTTAGCAGGTACAGAAACACACCATAGAAATTGAAtggtccctttttttttttcttcaagttgaCTACACCTACTTTCCATATAATTTGTCTACTTCACACTAAGGGCTAACAAACCTAGGCAGTTTCCTTAAAGTAGCATCAAGATTAtctcaaaataatgttttaggGAACATTTAAGGCACAGGCACCTGGCCTGACCACACTTACAAATATAAGCCCCCTCCTGTGCTTACACGACAGGAAACAAATTCAGGAAGAACTTTTGAGTGACGATGTGCACAGTGCTACTGATGTTTATTTCTAGTCACCGATTCAGAATAACGAGAACAGCCTCCCCAGTCAGTTTCACGAAGGGCTACAACAGATCCCCACCTGTGGAAAGCGGTAATCACCGCTTCTCTCCTCCCAACCCACTTCTACCACAACCTGCCCGTGCTCTGCTCTTCTCAGGAGCAGTTCAGCACCTCCTCCGCAACCCGACAGGTTGCTCTTTGCTTTGCCGGCAGCCTTTGCCGGCTCGAAGACAAAGGCTGCGCCGAGGCCCGTGGGTCAGTCCGGCGAAGCAGCGGCGTGGCGGGATGACAGGCACAGGGGGATAAGCCCCTGGCGGGATGGAGCCGCCGGGCTCcaagggagcaggcaggcaggcaggcagacagaCAGCCGGCTGACATAAGCGAAGTCGCGGGCCCGCCCCGCAGCCGGCCCCCACCCCACCGCCGGAGCCCTTCCCGCCGCGGGGCGGCTACTGCCCCGCCGGGCAGCTCCTCCCTGCGCCGCGCCGGGAGCAGGCCGCGGCCTGGCATGGCCCAGCCACCGCTACGCGGCCAAGGAGCGAACGCGGAAGGGGCGAACCCGGAGagagcccccccggccccggcctcTTACGCTTGGAGGGCTGCGAGCCAGCCTCGGGCAGCCCCTCCGCCGCGGTCGCCATAGCGACAGGCCCCCTCCCGCGGCGCCCGCTTCCGCCTTCCACCTCGCGCAGAGCCGCGGCCCCGCCCCTTTCCGCCACAGCGCATGCGCGATACgtgcgggccgggccggcgggggCTGCGGAGGGGAGCGGGTGGGCCGGCGTACCCCAGCGCTGGGCCCTGGCCGCGGGGATGCCGCTGCTCTGCGACCCCggcccgctccccgccgggtCACGCAGCAGCCCGGGCCTGACAACCGCCCCGCGCGTAGACCCGGGGCCTGCCCCCCAGCGCTTCTGTCCGcgttcgggggggggggggtgtgcctCCCGCAGCGCGCACAGCAGCTGTCTGATGGGTGACAGCCTCGAGTTGCGGAACAAGCGAGAATAAACAGCCTTCATCGcggcaggaggagaaagacaaaTACTGAGGTGTAAATTGTGGCACGAGTTTACTTTTTATCAGCTGTGAAAGGCAGTGCAGTAGCACAGAAAGTGCATGGCCTGTGCTTGACGTGGCTGtgatttccctttttccaaCACCACCACTAAACCATTTATTGTGAGAGCACCAGAAGCACTTTCACGCTGCAGCCCAGTTTCAAGGCCTGCTGCTAGCACAGCCCTCATAAGCAAACTCTCTAGCCCTGTGTTTGAGGATGTTTTCCTTTGGCTGAGCTGGCTGACTTGCACACAAGGGTCTTAATGCATCTTAGAAGAAGCTCTCCTTGCTGATGACGTAGTGAGGAACTGCTCACACACTACAGTCTGTCCTGTGGTCACTGCGGTAAGCTTTGCTATAGACACTACAGCAGTGCCTACATGGGTTTTTTCAGTCCATAACGTAAGTAGCATTACATATAGATGGTGCATCTGAGCAGCaagtctgttaaaaaaatctgctgttattaaatatacaaatttttggttatttcaaaaaaagagggaatttcctcccttcttcctaaGTAGTAaatggttttttgttgttgcttttggggttttttttgtttgtttacaacATATCATATTTCTCTTCCTAGATGAGATGTCTTACACTACTGCTGTTTAGTTTTCAATCAGCAAAAGTTGTTTTTGGAAATAGCTTCCACGGAGAAGCTAGCAGAAGGACAACTGTTCTTGCTTGGCAAGGAGTGCTCATTCTCTGTACTGACTTCAAACTGAAATATATCTCCAACACACTGTGAATGGTCTCTGGCTCTCTTCAGATATGACAGGCACTAACAGGGGGCAACATATCAATGCACAAATGCCATCATCACCTTACACCATTTGTGATGGAGAAGCTCACAcattcaaaggaaaatgtttcctttggaaCGTTACCTGTATAAATTGGCCACAGAATAATGATGCTTTACAATATATAGTTTGATATGTACCTAAGGATATTCtcttaacaaaaaaaccatttATGCAATGTGCATTAATTAAtgcatttcttcttaaaaaccaaaatcataCAATCATGGAGATCATGCTCCAGAAACAAGGGGGCAGGATTCCCATCTGAAATCCAGTAAAAGTCAGTTGAAATCTTTCAGCAATCTCCAGTAGGCCCTAACAAGCTTTGCAGTTTTAAGAAaccagagaagctgcagagcaagGCAACGCAGGAGTCTATGTGAACTTTCTCATAAACCGGAGTTTTGCATAGGCAATGACAAGGAAGATAACGGTCATGCAGAAGAGAGCCACTATGTTTTCCCACATTGCCCAGTTGGTAGGTGCGATTCCTTGGCTGCACAGGTATGCTTCACCAGAACACCTGCAGAAAAGCATGGGGCAGAAGTTGGTATTACTATCTATCTGTTGCAAGTTTTCAGATAGTTACTTTTATTCAAGTTCCACAAAAATTCCTCTACCCTCAACTCTGCAAAACAGGTGACAGAAATAGAGTAACTTCATAAcctatcattaaaaaaatgtaagagaCAAATCTAGATCTCTGGTTCTCATCATTTTTCAGTAGTATCCTAATTGTTCTTTATAGACACCTGTCAAGTTATGAGTAAATCTCAAACCACATTAAACTGTGGTAAATACAAAAGCATTAGTTTAACAGAGCAATCCTTGGAGGTCCATAGCAGGGGTTTGGGGTCCAAAAGCTGTGGAAACAGTGCTCTAGCACTCTTCTCTGCAATAACCTCTGCTTGCCAGCCCTCTAGCATGTGTCATGAAATACTTGAATTACCACGAcagctggacttgatgatcttagaggtcttttccaaccttaaagattctatgattctacaactTAAGGTATCAATAGTCCAGAGTATTTCAAATGGGGAAGTAGCACTGGGAGATACCTTGGTTCTCTGCTGTGTCTGCAAGGAGGTTAGTGTTTACAAGCAAGCTCTGAGGGACAGGCATGTTTCTGATCACAAATCTGCTGTTCCCACCAACTTCGTAGTTATTCACACATTGCATTTCCACTGCTAAGTGACCCTGGGTTTGTTTACAAAAACTGGTAAGCCAGAGCTACAttgtcaaaaaaaattaatttagctcATTTGCCCATTTTTAGGGGTAAATTTTCATCCCTACTTCATTCTCAGGTAAATGTGAAGTTTTACTATATAATcctaaaatacattattttggGACATATTTAGAGTGGCCTGTGAGTGGTTATACTGTGAATAATATGAAAGTTGGAAACAGACATCTCTAAGCAAGCCATCACAATTCAGGCCCAAGAATCACCATGGGTCAGAGACTTACATTTCTCCTGAAATATAGGGTGGACAACTGCCTGCATCTCCCACAGAGGCTGTAACATTTGGATTCTGCTCACCACAGAAGTATAGATCTCTGAACTCATTCACCTGAAGAGCCTAGGGAAAGAGACAGACATCACATTTTTACAGTTAGTGATTTGGGGTGCTAAAACAAACACCTCAAAGGAACTTGATTATTACAAGACACACTTTTGGAATCATATGtttatgttgctttttatttttaagctcttAATCACTGCCTTTCTGAGGAACTGCTCCAAGTTGTACATGCTGAACTGTTTGGTGTCTGAGTCTTTGGCTTCAAAGTTACATTTCAGTGATTTAGCCACGTGTTTCTGTCTTGCCAGCTACAGGTTCCTGTTCATCCACTCATCTGGGTTAGTCTGACCCAGAAACCCATGTGGCTGCATGCAGGAACCCCAACACCAACACACTGAAGCGGATGTCACAGCCAAGGCAAGAGGGAAGGGTTCCCTTGCACTGGCATCCTGGGCTAGCTGCAATCTCAGGAGACACTTCCACATTCAGCAACACTGAAAATGTCTCAGTGATACCCAAACAGGAGGTCTCACACATCTCCCCCCTTCCCTGATCCTACCTttctcttccactgctggtCAACATGGTCCTGCCTACATCACCCTGCACCAGCTCCAGTGTTCATTCCTCTCATTTTTACTCAAAGGTAGGAAACTATTCCTCCCAAATAGGCTTGGCCAGGATGAACACATGAGATGGAAGCACAACTCCCACCTGTGACCTGTGACCGACCTGCTATGTCTGGTTTCTGTGTTTCAAGCAGCTGCATGCTTAGTTTTCTGATATCCCAGCTCCTT from Grus americana isolate bGruAme1 chromosome 7, bGruAme1.mat, whole genome shotgun sequence encodes the following:
- the BLOC1S2 gene encoding biogenesis of lysosome-related organelles complex 1 subunit 2 isoform X1, with translation MATAAEGLPEAGSQPSKQDPAVETAEEAKEPAEADINELCKDMFNKMAIYLTGELTATSEDYKLLENMNKLTSLKYLEMKDIAINISRNLKDLNQKYAALQPYLEQINLIEEQVAALEQAAYKLDAYSKKLESKYKKLEKR
- the BLOC1S2 gene encoding biogenesis of lysosome-related organelles complex 1 subunit 2 isoform X2, giving the protein MFNKMAIYLTGELTATSEDYKLLENMNKLTSLKYLEMKDIAINISRNLKDLNQKYAALQPYLEQINLIEEQVAALEQAAYKLDAYSKKLESKYKKLEKR